One window of the Pedobacter ginsengisoli genome contains the following:
- a CDS encoding RagB/SusD family nutrient uptake outer membrane protein, with product MKTKYIIYTCLLAVTFSTACKKNLDLTQKGVYNTDNYFRNETDAVNTISGIYNLLEQEDYISHAETTFDVASDDYWRSGDHAEDEAIENLTYNASNAQVNFSWTYKYETVNRSTNAIINIPKITNITPAIKDRSMGEAYFFRAFGYWRLMVIYGDVPIISEEDYAKSNFNIPKSSIEEVRKQIEADLLKAIDLLPESYGAADFGRVSKGTALGLLTKLYMYWEKLPEAITTGEKLINNSKYALAATYSENFTRANKNSTELLMSVQGLQNVMSNDYTVYYIPRAWGGYGFSQPLKGLADEFELNDPRKAATLLSVGDKIDLGDGKGDTEFTSDLSSTGYSFRKYAVFFPAGSSEGNGVDHNYAVPLMRSSDIYLLVAEAKIRTQGAGAGDALINQVRRRASVLLPPVVNAGMKELIHERRVELAGEGERHQDLMRWDKKNLVDIAAIYNLAKSKAPVDQNKTVTFIRPKHYYYPIPQVEIDKSNGVLKQNPNY from the coding sequence ATGAAAACAAAATATATAATATATACATGTCTGCTTGCAGTTACTTTTTCTACTGCTTGTAAGAAAAATCTAGACCTCACACAGAAAGGGGTTTACAATACAGATAACTATTTTAGGAACGAAACTGATGCTGTGAATACAATTTCCGGTATCTATAATTTATTGGAACAGGAAGATTACATATCTCATGCTGAAACTACTTTTGATGTCGCATCAGACGATTATTGGCGTTCAGGAGATCATGCGGAGGATGAAGCAATAGAGAATTTGACTTATAATGCATCAAATGCACAGGTAAATTTTAGCTGGACCTATAAATATGAGACTGTTAACCGCTCAACAAATGCGATTATAAACATTCCAAAAATTACCAATATTACCCCGGCCATAAAAGACCGTAGCATGGGTGAAGCTTATTTTTTCAGGGCTTTTGGTTATTGGAGATTAATGGTGATTTACGGTGATGTACCTATTATTAGTGAGGAAGATTATGCTAAGAGTAATTTCAATATACCAAAATCTTCTATTGAGGAGGTTCGTAAACAAATTGAAGCAGACCTTTTGAAGGCTATCGATCTGTTACCGGAAAGTTATGGTGCTGCAGACTTTGGAAGGGTAAGTAAGGGGACAGCCTTAGGATTGCTGACAAAATTGTATATGTATTGGGAAAAGCTTCCTGAAGCAATTACGACTGGTGAAAAGTTAATAAACAACAGTAAGTATGCACTGGCGGCTACTTACTCAGAGAACTTTACAAGAGCTAATAAAAACAGCACTGAGCTTTTGATGTCTGTACAAGGGTTACAAAATGTAATGTCGAATGATTATACGGTTTATTATATTCCAAGAGCTTGGGGCGGGTATGGATTTAGTCAGCCTCTAAAAGGACTAGCAGACGAATTTGAACTAAATGACCCACGTAAAGCTGCTACACTATTAAGTGTTGGAGATAAAATAGATTTAGGGGATGGAAAAGGCGATACAGAATTTACCTCGGACTTGTCATCAACCGGATATAGTTTCCGTAAATATGCGGTGTTTTTCCCGGCTGGTTCTTCAGAAGGAAATGGTGTAGACCATAATTATGCAGTTCCATTAATGCGATCGTCTGATATTTATCTTTTAGTTGCCGAAGCAAAGATCCGTACTCAGGGTGCTGGGGCAGGGGATGCGTTGATTAATCAGGTAAGGCGCAGAGCATCGGTTTTATTACCTCCTGTGGTTAATGCAGGAATGAAAGAATTGATTCATGAAAGACGAGTAGAATTAGCAGGAGAGGGCGAAAGACATCAGGATTTGATGAGATGGGATAAAAAGAACTTAGTTGATATTGCCGCAATATATAATCTGGCAAAATCAAAAGCTCCGGTTGACCAGAACAAAACAGTGACTTTTATACGACCTAAACATTATTATTATCCAATTCCACAAGTTGAAATAGATAAAAGTAATGGAGTGTTAAAACAAAATCCAAATTACTAG
- a CDS encoding GNAT family N-acetyltransferase has product MNIRKAELKDAGAIRILMEQLGYPTEEGFMTKKLESFSDRTDHRDLVCELEGEVLGFISIHFIPQIAFEADYAVISYFVVDDDSRSLGIGKALEEHCTALAVERKCKRIMVHSNARRTDAHRFYLRQGFVEYPKDFVKFL; this is encoded by the coding sequence ATGAACATCAGAAAAGCAGAACTTAAGGATGCCGGTGCTATTCGGATTTTAATGGAACAGCTTGGTTATCCAACCGAAGAAGGGTTTATGACGAAAAAGCTGGAATCTTTTTCAGATAGAACTGATCATCGGGATCTTGTTTGTGAATTAGAGGGAGAAGTACTGGGCTTTATTTCTATTCACTTTATTCCTCAAATTGCTTTTGAAGCAGACTATGCTGTAATTAGCTATTTTGTGGTTGATGATGATTCCAGGAGCCTGGGAATTGGTAAAGCTTTAGAAGAACACTGTACGGCATTAGCTGTTGAAAGGAAGTGTAAACGTATTATGGTTCATAGTAATGCAAGACGCACCGATGCGCATCGGTTTTATTTAAGGCAGGGTTTTGTTGAATATCCTAAGGACTTTGTAAAGTTCTTATAG
- a CDS encoding OmpA family protein, producing the protein MKFSSLIPVVLIAAVVTQGCVSSKKYKDLQASYDQLKEKSKDLNQKYQSGQQDLSGSTSRVKSLEEQIASEKANSASLQAALDKCLSSTSQGNVNISKLVDEINASNKYIQHLVNTKNKSDSLNLVLTNNLTRSLSREEMRDVDVKVLKGVVYISLSDNMLYKSGSYEISDKAGETLNKIAKIIKDYQGYDVLIEGNTDNVPISQTNIRNNWDLSALRASSVVQSLQNNYGVEPKRLTAGGRGEYNPVAGNDTPDGKARNRRTQIIITPKLDQFMELIGKAPEQATEPVKE; encoded by the coding sequence ATGAAATTTTCCAGTTTAATACCAGTAGTACTGATTGCAGCTGTGGTAACTCAAGGTTGTGTAAGTAGCAAAAAGTATAAAGATCTTCAAGCTAGTTATGATCAATTGAAGGAAAAGAGCAAGGACTTGAATCAGAAATATCAGTCCGGTCAACAGGACCTGTCTGGATCTACATCACGTGTTAAAAGCTTAGAAGAGCAGATTGCTTCTGAAAAAGCAAATTCAGCTTCATTGCAGGCAGCGCTTGATAAGTGTTTGAGCTCTACAAGCCAGGGGAACGTAAACATCTCCAAATTGGTTGATGAAATTAATGCTTCGAATAAATACATCCAGCATTTAGTAAATACTAAAAACAAAAGTGATTCACTTAATTTAGTGTTAACCAATAATCTGACCCGTTCACTAAGCAGAGAAGAAATGAGAGATGTTGATGTGAAAGTGCTTAAGGGGGTAGTTTACATCTCTTTGTCGGATAATATGCTATATAAATCGGGCAGCTATGAGATTTCTGATAAAGCGGGTGAAACGCTAAATAAAATTGCCAAGATCATTAAAGATTACCAGGGCTACGACGTATTGATTGAGGGTAATACTGATAATGTGCCCATTTCGCAGACAAATATTCGTAACAACTGGGATTTAAGTGCATTAAGAGCATCATCAGTAGTTCAATCGTTACAAAATAATTATGGTGTAGAGCCAAAACGCCTAACTGCTGGTGGTAGAGGTGAATATAATCCTGTTGCAGGGAATGATACACCTGATGGCAAGGCAAGAAACAGACGTACACAGATTATTATAACACCTAAATTAGATCAGTTTATGGAGTTAATAGGTAAAGCTCCTGAACAAGCTACAGAACCTGTAAAAGAATAA
- a CDS encoding SMP-30/gluconolactonase/LRE family protein, protein MSIPVLFAQPTKKEFNGKIEKLSKELDAIIKHDAKIEVIADGFGWVEGPLWIESRKMLLVSDVLNNTVYKWTPKKGKEVYLEYSGYTGTVPRTEELGSNGLALNHKGELLLCQHGDRRVARMNASLDNPKANYTTLANEYEGKKFDSPNDLVIKSNGDIYFTDPPYGLEKGVNNPSKAAPYQGVYRISKNGEVTLLVDSISRPNGIAFFPDEKSLLIANSDGEKPYLYLYDLDKDGLLVNGRIFQNDRGTDGIKIDKQGNVFTTGQGGVWIYNKKGVLLGKIKIEGSTSNCAFADNYKTLFITADNNLLKVDLCPHCPKS, encoded by the coding sequence TTGAGCATTCCTGTTTTGTTTGCTCAGCCTACAAAGAAAGAGTTTAATGGGAAAATAGAAAAACTAAGTAAAGAACTGGACGCCATAATAAAACACGATGCCAAGATTGAAGTTATTGCTGATGGTTTTGGTTGGGTAGAGGGACCCTTGTGGATAGAGAGCCGAAAGATGTTGCTGGTTTCAGATGTTTTAAACAATACTGTTTACAAATGGACACCTAAAAAAGGCAAAGAGGTTTATCTGGAGTATTCAGGTTATACCGGAACTGTACCAAGAACAGAAGAATTAGGGTCGAACGGGTTGGCACTCAATCATAAAGGGGAATTGCTACTATGCCAGCATGGTGATCGCAGAGTTGCCCGTATGAATGCCTCATTAGATAATCCTAAGGCTAATTATACTACGCTGGCCAATGAGTATGAAGGTAAAAAATTCGATAGTCCGAATGATCTGGTGATTAAGAGTAATGGAGATATTTATTTTACAGATCCACCTTACGGACTAGAAAAAGGTGTTAATAATCCGTCCAAAGCAGCTCCCTATCAAGGGGTGTATAGAATTTCTAAAAATGGTGAAGTAACCTTATTGGTAGATTCGATTTCCAGACCAAATGGTATTGCCTTTTTTCCTGATGAAAAGAGCTTATTAATAGCAAATTCTGATGGTGAAAAGCCCTATTTATACCTCTATGATCTGGACAAAGATGGGTTGCTGGTAAATGGCCGCATCTTTCAAAATGACAGGGGTACTGATGGGATTAAAATTGATAAGCAAGGAAATGTTTTTACAACCGGCCAGGGCGGCGTTTGGATATATAATAAGAAAGGAGTGCTGCTTGGAAAAATAAAGATTGAAGGCAGTACCTCTAACTGTGCCTTTGCAGATAATTATAAAACCCTTTTTATTACAGCCGATAACAATTTATTAAAAGTAGATCTATGTCCACATTGTCCCAAATCTTAG
- a CDS encoding bifunctional 4-hydroxy-2-oxoglutarate aldolase/2-dehydro-3-deoxy-phosphogluconate aldolase: MSTLSQILEHKIIAIIRGANPADVLKIAEALYEGGIRILEITMNSAQPLTVIKELNDRFGDRMIIGAGTVLDVESAKKAVAAGASFILSPIVDADVIKIAKSLGVVNIPGAYTATEIHYAYKNGADIVKVFPATSPSYLKDIAGPLPQIPLLPTGGVTLENIKEFNKAGAVGFGIGSALVNTKEEVTSEYLTKLTAKAQEFVKAVNS, translated from the coding sequence ATGTCCACATTGTCCCAAATCTTAGAACATAAAATTATTGCCATTATTCGTGGTGCCAATCCTGCCGATGTATTAAAAATAGCCGAAGCACTTTATGAAGGCGGAATTCGTATCCTTGAAATTACAATGAATTCGGCACAACCACTTACCGTTATAAAAGAGCTTAATGATAGATTTGGTGATAGAATGATCATAGGAGCGGGTACGGTGCTTGATGTTGAATCTGCAAAAAAAGCAGTTGCTGCCGGAGCTAGCTTTATCCTTTCGCCAATAGTAGATGCAGATGTTATTAAAATTGCGAAAAGCCTTGGTGTTGTAAATATTCCTGGAGCATATACAGCTACCGAAATACACTATGCTTATAAAAATGGTGCTGATATTGTGAAAGTTTTTCCGGCAACTTCTCCATCTTACCTGAAAGATATTGCAGGGCCATTGCCTCAAATTCCACTATTGCCTACAGGCGGCGTTACTCTTGAAAATATTAAAGAGTTTAATAAAGCAGGGGCTGTTGGATTTGGAATTGGCAGCGCACTTGTTAATACCAAAGAAGAAGTTACATCAGAATACCTTACAAAACTTACTGCCAAAGCTCAGGAGTTTGTTAAGGCAGTTAACTCATAA
- the dgoD gene encoding galactonate dehydratase encodes MKIRSYELFQVPPRWLFLKIETDEGIVGWGEPVIEGKAATVKAAVDELMEYLIGKNPMDIEDHWNVMYRAGFYRGGPILMSAIAGIDQALWDIKGKFYNAPVHQLLGGKARDKMKVYSWIGGDRPADVGLAAKKMAEQGFLAVKMNATEELQYVDSYDKIDEAIKRIAAVREAVGPAFGIGIDFHGRVHKPMAKILAKEMEQYRPMFIEEPVLPENNEDLREIANHVSIPIATGERMFSKWQFKTLLKEGYADIIQPDVSHAGGITECKKIISMAEAFDVAAAPHCPLGPIALAACLQVDATCHNAFIQEQSLGIHYNQGSDLLDYLTDKTVFEYENGYVNIPDKPGLGIEINEEHVRKMAAIGHNWRNPVWRHQDGSVAEW; translated from the coding sequence ATGAAAATTAGAAGCTACGAATTATTCCAGGTGCCGCCAAGGTGGCTGTTTTTAAAAATTGAAACCGATGAGGGTATTGTTGGGTGGGGTGAACCTGTTATTGAAGGTAAAGCAGCCACAGTAAAGGCTGCAGTTGATGAGTTAATGGAGTATCTGATTGGTAAGAATCCAATGGATATTGAAGATCATTGGAATGTGATGTACAGGGCTGGTTTTTATCGTGGTGGTCCAATTCTGATGAGCGCCATAGCAGGAATAGATCAGGCATTATGGGATATTAAGGGGAAGTTTTACAATGCACCGGTTCATCAGTTGCTAGGTGGAAAGGCCAGGGATAAGATGAAAGTATATTCATGGATTGGTGGGGACCGCCCTGCTGATGTGGGACTTGCCGCAAAGAAAATGGCTGAGCAAGGTTTTTTAGCGGTAAAGATGAATGCTACTGAAGAGCTTCAGTATGTTGATAGTTATGATAAGATAGATGAAGCCATAAAACGCATTGCTGCGGTAAGAGAGGCTGTTGGGCCTGCTTTTGGAATTGGAATAGATTTTCATGGCCGCGTACATAAACCTATGGCTAAAATTTTGGCTAAGGAGATGGAGCAGTACCGCCCAATGTTTATTGAAGAACCGGTATTGCCAGAAAATAATGAAGACCTTAGAGAGATAGCCAATCATGTTTCTATTCCAATAGCTACGGGTGAAAGGATGTTCTCGAAGTGGCAGTTTAAAACATTGCTTAAAGAAGGATATGCCGATATTATTCAGCCCGATGTTTCTCATGCAGGTGGAATTACCGAATGTAAAAAGATCATTTCAATGGCAGAGGCCTTTGATGTTGCTGCGGCACCACACTGCCCTCTGGGACCTATTGCTTTGGCAGCCTGCCTGCAGGTTGATGCAACTTGCCATAATGCTTTTATCCAGGAGCAAAGTTTAGGGATACACTATAACCAGGGTAGCGACTTGCTGGATTATTTAACTGATAAAACTGTTTTTGAGTACGAAAATGGCTATGTAAACATTCCTGATAAGCCTGGGTTGGGAATTGAAATTAATGAAGAGCATGTTAGAAAAATGGCTGCCATTGGACACAACTGGAGAAATCCTGTTTGGCGACATCAGGATGGGAGTGTTGCGGAATGGTAA
- a CDS encoding MFS transporter, protein MATSGWECCGMVKPTKIRYQILFLIFVNVVINYMDRSNLAVAASEISKEFKFSSVQMGLIFSAFSWTYLLFQIPGGILVNRFSPRILYAVSLITWSFATVVQGFAKGFTTLFGLRMATGAFEAPAFPINNRVVSNWFPDNERASAIAVYTSGQFLGLAFLMPILSKIQFYVGWKGLFVVTGLIGVLWGIVWYVFYRDPLKHSKVNEAELKLIESGGGLMDGKSVADADSKKKFKWADLKEVLSHRKLWGIYIGQFAVNSTLWFFLTWFPKYLVDYRGLDFIKSGYWASIPYLAAFAGVLCSGFLSDYLIKKGVSAAKARKRPIIIGLLISVFILGANFVDTPGLIIFFMALSFFGVGFASITWIFVSSLAPTHLINITGGVFNFIGQLSGIIVPIVIGFLASGGNFAPALIFIAVLGLMGACSYIFLVGNVERIKSKN, encoded by the coding sequence TTGGCGACATCAGGATGGGAGTGTTGCGGAATGGTAAAGCCAACAAAAATCCGCTACCAGATTCTTTTTCTGATTTTTGTTAACGTAGTTATCAATTACATGGACAGGAGTAACCTGGCCGTTGCAGCTTCTGAGATCAGCAAAGAATTTAAGTTTTCGTCAGTGCAAATGGGGCTGATCTTTTCTGCCTTTAGCTGGACCTATCTGCTGTTTCAAATTCCCGGAGGAATATTGGTTAACCGCTTTAGTCCGCGTATTTTATATGCAGTTAGTCTTATCACTTGGTCTTTTGCAACTGTTGTACAAGGCTTTGCAAAAGGGTTTACTACGCTGTTCGGTCTTAGAATGGCTACCGGAGCATTTGAGGCTCCTGCATTTCCTATTAACAACAGGGTTGTAAGTAATTGGTTTCCTGATAATGAAAGGGCATCGGCTATTGCTGTTTATACATCAGGACAGTTCCTTGGTTTGGCCTTTTTGATGCCAATACTTTCTAAAATTCAATTTTATGTGGGTTGGAAGGGGTTGTTTGTAGTAACAGGCTTAATAGGTGTGTTGTGGGGAATTGTATGGTACGTTTTTTACCGTGATCCTTTAAAACATTCAAAAGTAAATGAAGCCGAGCTTAAACTTATAGAGAGCGGGGGTGGTTTAATGGATGGAAAATCTGTTGCTGATGCAGATTCAAAAAAGAAGTTTAAATGGGCAGATCTGAAAGAAGTATTGTCGCACCGCAAATTATGGGGCATATACATAGGCCAGTTCGCTGTTAATTCTACCTTGTGGTTTTTCCTTACCTGGTTTCCTAAGTATCTGGTAGATTACAGGGGTCTTGATTTTATCAAATCGGGGTACTGGGCATCAATACCATATCTGGCAGCATTTGCCGGTGTGCTTTGTTCTGGGTTTTTATCTGATTATCTGATTAAAAAAGGCGTGTCGGCCGCAAAGGCGCGTAAAAGGCCAATAATTATAGGGCTTTTAATATCCGTGTTTATCCTTGGGGCCAACTTTGTTGATACCCCCGGCCTAATCATATTCTTTATGGCCTTATCCTTTTTTGGGGTAGGCTTTGCATCCATTACCTGGATTTTTGTGTCCAGTCTTGCACCAACGCACCTCATTAATATAACCGGTGGGGTATTCAATTTTATAGGGCAGCTTTCGGGGATAATTGTACCAATTGTTATCGGTTTTCTGGCCAGCGGTGGTAATTTTGCCCCGGCATTAATCTTTATCGCAGTTTTAGGATTAATGGGAGCATGCTCATATATTTTTTTGGTTGGTAATGTGGAACGGATTAAATCAAAAAATTGA
- a CDS encoding 2-dehydro-3-deoxygalactonokinase, protein MDYFFSCDWGTSSFRLRLIRASDLVVIAETKSSRGISDTYKLWQQTSTLSLRSDFYANIVKDEIKFLQQDLSMPTDGIPVLFSGMASSTIGMVDLPYKRLPFNLDGSDLKIEFITNSAAANPFVVISGACTDCDVMRGEETKIVGCQSLLDNSDQEQLLILPGTHPKHIVVKNNQAIDFKTYMTGEFFNLLSVDSILSASVAEGGDLDDPQNQDSFIEGVRASRHSNLLHASFMVRTNQVLKNIPPTQNFHYLSGLLIGTELGGLKPDVPIYLVGGAVHASLYKLACNELNLRVNMEIDADLALIKGQQAIFSRLTGQY, encoded by the coding sequence ATGGATTATTTTTTTAGTTGTGATTGGGGAACAAGTTCTTTCAGGCTTCGTCTGATTCGCGCAAGTGATCTTGTGGTTATTGCCGAAACAAAAAGTAGTCGTGGAATTTCTGATACCTATAAACTTTGGCAGCAAACATCGACATTATCACTGCGCTCAGATTTTTATGCAAATATTGTAAAAGACGAAATAAAATTTTTGCAGCAAGATTTAAGTATGCCTACAGATGGTATTCCTGTTTTGTTTTCGGGGATGGCATCATCTACAATTGGAATGGTAGACCTGCCTTATAAAAGGTTGCCATTTAACCTAGACGGTTCTGATCTGAAAATAGAGTTTATTACAAACAGTGCGGCAGCCAATCCGTTTGTAGTTATTTCCGGAGCATGTACTGATTGTGATGTAATGCGCGGTGAGGAAACTAAAATTGTAGGTTGCCAGTCGCTGTTGGATAATAGCGATCAGGAGCAATTGTTAATTCTGCCGGGAACTCATCCTAAGCATATTGTGGTAAAAAATAACCAGGCCATTGACTTTAAAACCTATATGACCGGTGAGTTTTTTAACCTTCTTTCTGTTGACAGTATCCTTTCTGCTTCTGTAGCAGAAGGAGGAGATTTAGACGATCCTCAAAATCAGGATAGCTTTATAGAGGGGGTTAGGGCAAGCAGGCATTCGAATCTATTACATGCCAGTTTTATGGTAAGGACCAATCAGGTGCTTAAAAATATTCCTCCTACACAGAACTTTCACTATTTAAGTGGCCTGTTGATTGGTACAGAGTTAGGTGGCTTAAAACCAGATGTACCGATATACCTGGTTGGTGGAGCTGTACATGCTTCTTTGTATAAATTGGCTTGTAATGAGCTTAATTTAAGGGTTAACATGGAGATTGACGCAGATCTTGCGCTTATTAAAGGGCAGCAGGCTATTTTTTCGAGGCTTACCGGCCAATATTAA
- a CDS encoding RNA polymerase sigma-70 factor, which produces MVIYSKYSDQELMALLKQGDHMAYTELFNRYWNKLLAVAYNHTRDKSDAEEIVQDVFVSLWNKREQIDVLVVERYLATAVKFTVFNNYYRKRKRSTDMISKMPYQESYEIEDEIAARFLQEQVDAIVTTLPEKCRLVFKYSRETGLKNHEIAKEMGISEKTVEAHLGKALKTLKGNLPDTGALLVLLAELLSKK; this is translated from the coding sequence ATGGTTATTTATAGTAAATATTCTGATCAGGAGTTGATGGCTTTGCTAAAGCAGGGCGATCATATGGCTTATACAGAGCTGTTTAACCGGTATTGGAATAAATTGCTGGCTGTTGCATATAACCATACCCGGGATAAATCTGATGCCGAAGAGATTGTACAGGATGTTTTTGTGAGCCTATGGAATAAGCGGGAGCAGATAGATGTTCTTGTTGTGGAGCGATACCTGGCTACAGCCGTTAAGTTTACTGTTTTTAACAATTATTACCGTAAGCGCAAACGCAGTACTGATATGATCAGTAAAATGCCTTATCAGGAAAGTTATGAAATAGAAGATGAGATTGCTGCCCGCTTTTTGCAGGAGCAGGTGGATGCCATTGTTACAACCCTGCCCGAAAAATGTAGACTGGTGTTTAAATACAGTAGAGAAACAGGGCTAAAGAATCATGAGATCGCTAAAGAAATGGGGATTTCTGAAAAAACAGTTGAAGCCCATTTGGGTAAGGCTTTAAAAACATTAAAAGGGAATCTGCCAGATACTGGTGCTTTGCTTGTTTTGCTGGCGGAATTGTTAAGCAAAAAATAA
- a CDS encoding chromate resistance protein ChrB domain-containing protein: MNWITRERPKIDRIACPWLIRNFIDPQAQFYYVPFDTVIEKAEELNATPFDVLGVELTHKNGLCTFDALMEKYKLDDPALQIMAPIIRAADTDQHGLASQASGLWAIAAGMAYNIKDDQELLKAGMMIYNALYTWAKHLQNVRHTESPVEQLLVDVYQKYLKKGNGAKIPTWAKELKTIIQDQIDTNLALSLTGISTELNINPAYVSREFSKYFDNLSFGEYIRKLRIEKAITFMETSEYALSEIAYLTGFSDQSHFTRIFKLETGFTPSEFKKNRNKK, from the coding sequence ATGAACTGGATCACCCGCGAAAGACCGAAGATTGACCGGATTGCCTGTCCCTGGCTAATCAGGAATTTTATTGATCCACAGGCGCAGTTTTATTATGTGCCTTTTGATACCGTGATCGAAAAAGCAGAAGAACTGAATGCAACTCCATTTGACGTATTAGGCGTTGAACTGACTCATAAAAATGGCTTGTGTACTTTTGATGCTTTGATGGAGAAATATAAGCTTGATGATCCAGCCTTGCAGATCATGGCTCCCATTATAAGGGCTGCGGATACTGATCAGCATGGCCTTGCGAGCCAGGCTTCAGGATTATGGGCGATAGCAGCAGGAATGGCTTATAATATCAAAGATGACCAAGAGCTGCTCAAAGCCGGTATGATGATCTATAATGCATTATATACCTGGGCCAAACATCTCCAGAATGTCAGACATACCGAAAGCCCGGTTGAGCAGTTACTGGTCGATGTCTACCAGAAATACCTGAAGAAAGGTAATGGGGCTAAGATCCCCACCTGGGCAAAAGAACTGAAAACCATTATACAGGATCAGATCGATACAAACCTGGCACTAAGCCTTACCGGAATCTCTACTGAACTGAATATTAACCCCGCCTATGTGTCGAGGGAATTTTCCAAATACTTCGACAATCTTTCCTTTGGTGAATATATCCGGAAACTGCGTATTGAAAAAGCAATCACCTTTATGGAGACCTCGGAATACGCTTTATCTGAAATCGCCTACCTGACCGGGTTTTCTGACCAGAGCCACTTTACCCGGATCTTTAAACTGGAAACGGGCTTTACCCCCTCTGAATTTAAGAAAAACAGGAACAAAAAGTAA
- a CDS encoding chromate transporter, whose translation MEKQQPNYKLTDLVLYFLKLGTWGFGGPVALVGYMNRDLVENKGWLTEEEYKEGLALAQLAPGPLAAQLGIYIGFVHYRFLGATLVGLAFVLPSFGMVVLLGMAYKLYSGLSWMQSVFYGVSASVIGIIAISAYKLTIKSVSDLSIITMKSKWLLWLFYLLGIVVTVVTQKEDILLFAGCGIFYMLVKAPPKWIRKRTVLPALILTGTGFWQYEGKTLQELGWFFLKAGALVFGSGLAVVPFLHSGAVDQYHWLNEQEFVDAVAVAMITPGPVVITVAFIGYLVAGFPGACVAAFATFLPCYLFTVAFAPSFKKIAKNASIKEFVNGITAVVVGALVGAVIIIASRAIVDIPTTVIALGAGLVLVYSKKIKEPQIILLAAIIGLMIKGF comes from the coding sequence ATGGAAAAACAGCAGCCAAACTACAAACTGACCGATCTGGTTCTCTATTTCCTGAAACTAGGTACCTGGGGCTTTGGTGGCCCTGTTGCGCTGGTCGGATATATGAACCGTGATCTTGTTGAAAATAAAGGATGGTTAACCGAAGAAGAGTATAAAGAAGGCCTGGCACTTGCCCAACTGGCACCAGGGCCGCTTGCCGCTCAACTGGGCATTTATATCGGCTTTGTCCATTACCGCTTTTTGGGCGCGACACTTGTCGGTCTTGCTTTTGTTCTGCCTTCTTTTGGTATGGTCGTCCTTTTGGGAATGGCTTATAAACTTTATAGTGGCTTGTCATGGATGCAGTCCGTGTTTTATGGGGTAAGCGCTTCAGTGATCGGTATTATTGCCATTAGTGCTTATAAACTGACCATTAAGTCTGTAAGTGACCTTAGTATTATCACCATGAAATCCAAGTGGTTGCTCTGGTTGTTTTACCTGTTAGGTATAGTGGTTACGGTAGTTACCCAAAAAGAAGACATCCTTCTTTTTGCTGGATGCGGTATCTTTTATATGCTGGTCAAAGCACCGCCCAAATGGATCAGGAAACGTACCGTCTTACCTGCACTGATCTTGACCGGAACTGGGTTTTGGCAATATGAGGGAAAGACTTTGCAGGAACTCGGCTGGTTCTTTTTAAAAGCAGGTGCATTGGTCTTTGGCAGTGGTCTTGCCGTTGTGCCTTTTCTGCATAGCGGTGCTGTGGATCAATATCACTGGCTGAATGAGCAGGAGTTTGTCGATGCAGTGGCGGTAGCCATGATCACGCCTGGACCAGTTGTCATCACTGTTGCGTTTATCGGATACCTGGTAGCAGGCTTTCCGGGGGCGTGTGTGGCCGCCTTTGCTACTTTCCTGCCTTGCTATCTGTTTACTGTGGCATTTGCCCCTTCCTTTAAAAAGATCGCAAAGAATGCAAGCATCAAAGAGTTTGTAAACGGCATCACAGCTGTGGTCGTTGGCGCTCTGGTCGGCGCCGTAATCATTATTGCCAGCCGGGCCATTGTCGATATCCCGACAACCGTCATCGCATTGGGAGCCGGACTAGTGTTGGTGTATAGCAAAAAAATCAAGGAGCCACAGATCATATTGCTGGCCGCCATAATCGGTTTAATGATCAAAGGATTCTAA